The following are encoded together in the Daucus carota subsp. sativus chromosome 5, DH1 v3.0, whole genome shotgun sequence genome:
- the LOC108221048 gene encoding uncharacterized protein LOC108221048 yields the protein MLSHFVLLSLALISTIRLVNSHEEKGEWSCNSPSHIRVNAEFRPGIVTLDGHADDWKTIDGYEFSLLIAVDPDAESEYRGGKMTVKSLHDGHDVFFLLQVDGEYVYSKGKNTECPSVALMFQIGENASYHRMGGCGEGPDTCTRKNCHGHEVDIMHFSLGTAIPGRLYGGNLVDNSLGYGGGDRSGHLVDVYAWNPHCRYLDGAGPSGNDSSAQNNWSGAWWHSSLTVHSGFVEEDSPYADANKKGTYNFEFSRPLRTMDRLQQDAQFAIGKSTNFSVAFWYPENKKPWHGSGHYSINCDWIPLNIVSGKTGAPKEAESSSWNTVTVLSFLFSLAAFSTSIFVGYRAATSPKTIPFTPMETL from the exons ATGCTAAGCCACTTTGTTCTCCTTTCGCTTGCATTAATTTCAACAATCCGACTTGTTAATTCGCACGAAGAGAAAGGTGAGTGGAGCTGCAACTCACCCTCTCATATCCGAGTCAATGCCGAGTTCAGGCCCGGAATCGTCACTCTCGACGGCCATGCTGATGATTGGAAAACCATTGATGGCTATGAATTCTCTCTCTTAATTGCTGTTGACCCAGATGCTGAAAGTGAATATAGAGGTGGAAAAATGACTGTCAAG TCCTTGCATGATGGTCATGATGTCTTCTTCCTGCTGCAAGTAGATGGAGAATATGTGTACTCTAAAGG GAAAAACACTGAATGTCCCTCTGTAGCTCTTATGTTTCAGATCGGTGAAAATGCATCTTACCATAGA ATGGGTGGATGTGGGGAAGGACCAGATACTTGCACCAGAAAGAATTGCCATGGGCATGAAGTAGATATCATGCATTTTTCATTAGGAACTGCTATACCAGGGCGACTCTATGGTGGCAATTTGGTGGACAATAGCCTTGGGTATGGAGGAGGGGACAG GTCTGGCCATTTGGTTGATGTATATGCTTGGAACCCTCACTGCCGATATCTTGATGGTGCTGGTCCTTCAG GAAATGATTCTAGTGCACAGAATAACTGGAGTGGGGCATGGTGGCACAGTAGCTTAACTGTTCATTCAG GTTTTGTGGAGGAAGACAGCCCATATGCAGATGCAAATAAAAAGGGCacatataattttgaattttcaagGCCTTTGAGAACAATGGACCGCCTTCAACAG GATGCTCAGTTTGCAATTGGCAAGTCAACCAACTTCTCTGTAGCTTTCTGGTACCCAGAGAATAAGAAGCCGTGGCATGGATCGGGACACTACTCTATTAACTGTGACTGGATACCGCTGAATATAGTATCAGGCAAAACTGGTGCTCCCAAGGAAGCAGAAAGTAGTTCATGGAACACAGTCACGGTTTTGTCATTCCTCTTCTCTCTTGCTGCGTTTAGCACATCCATTTTTGTCGGATACCGAGCTGCTACTTCACCCAAGACTATTCCCTTCACACCCATGGAGACTCTGTAG
- the LOC108222637 gene encoding uncharacterized protein LOC108222637: MSLASIYKYNTFQNLPEDRYEGEVLAGTCSDIWTGILTVLVVGLAVTGAISLCFPALLLTRDDGHSLPQIKINSFSVTGFNFSSNQVYGNWDFEFVAANFNDGDSMIFAFQHTSVSLLLKNHDVPAYMTNLQPFELGPESLKSHLVGKFSGSSEFLDDSVTKIVANEIMTDGVVKFDVKLEALVKTKLRVGVLVANCDDMGVLISMDTGMGKMVGGTVDCNVEFTANFN, encoded by the exons ATGTCTTTAGCGTCAATATACAAGTACAACACGTTCCAGAATCTCCCGGAAGACAGGTACGAAGGGGAGGTTTTGGCAGGGACCTGCTCCGATATTTGGACAGGGATCCTGACAGTTCTTGTCGTGGGTCTTGCTGTTACAGGTGCCATCAGTCTGTGTTTTCCGGCATTGTTGTTGACGAGAGACGATGGTCATTCCTTACCGCAGATTAAAATCAACTCTTTCTCCGTCACAGGATTCAACTTCTCATCTAACCAG GTTTATGGTAACTGGGACTTTGAATTTGTTGCTGCCAACTTCAACGATGGAGACAGCATGATTTTCGCCTTCCAGCACACCAGTGTTTCCCTTCTGCTAAAAAACCACGACGTTCCTGCTTATATGACAAATCTTCAGCCGTTTGAATTGGGTCCAGAAAGCTTGAAATCACACTTAGTTGGAAAATTTTCTGGGTCCTCGGAGTTTCTTGATGATTCGGTAACAAAAATTGTTGCCAATGAAATAATGACGGATGGAGTCGTGAAGTTCGACGTGAAGCTTGAAGCTTTAGTGAAGACCAAGTTGAGAGTAGGTGTGTTGGTGGCTAACTGTGATGACATGGGGGTTTTGATTTCCATGGATACAGGTATGGGGAAGATGGTGGGTGGCACCGTGGATTGCAATGTAGAGTTCACAgctaattttaattag